One Punica granatum isolate Tunisia-2019 chromosome 3, ASM765513v2, whole genome shotgun sequence genomic window carries:
- the LOC116198496 gene encoding kinesin-like protein KIN-1 isoform X1, with translation MSNITVCARFRPLSSRERRDYGDSICIQRIDDETFSLKDEKEGDFKFTFDRVFYETSEQVDVYTFLARPIVRDAMKGINGTIITYGQTGAGKTYSMEGVNILDCDEQKKGLLSRVIDGFFEDISSSGESIKYTIKLSMVEIYMGKVRYNQQNPPSKILRGLYFLLQGSGFENPSKDLFDLSKDNIQIKESKSEGILLYGVTKIPLLDPAEALQKLSHGLDNRAVGETQMNMGSSRSHSLYIFTIQQEMNKDIRGKYGKLILVDLAGSEKLEKTGAEGRAFEEAKTINKSLSALGNVVCALTCGPTGRGNHIPYRDSKLTRILQDALGGNSRTALLCCCSPSPSNAAETLSTLRFGARAKHIKASPNIESNEDKHAKVLIAPSPTEDDSRDRTLDKVRVQLHAEEVNWLQELSIVQTTLSHPNPAEDSDSDSEGVMICTIVSARHAMEELATGVEQLKHSTKELRRTIEVAERLVAHENAVNAAQHVCFLEKMLNRLMRLVAWFGP, from the exons ATGTCGAATATTACGGTCTGTGCGAGGTTTAGGCCTCTGAGTTCGAGAGAGCGGCGTGATTATGGAGATTCAATCTGCATTCAACGCATCGATGATGAGACCTTCTCTCTCAAG GATGAAAAGGAAGGTGATTTTAAGTTCACCTTTGATAGGGTTTTCTACGAAACATCAGAGCAAGTTGATGTCTATACCTTTCTGGCTCGTCCCATTGTTCGAG ATGCTATGAAAGGAATAAATGGGACAATCATTACTTACGGGCAG ACAGGGGCTGGGAAGACGTATAGCATGGAG GGAGTGAACATCCTTGATTGCGATGAACAGAAGAAAGGGCTTCTTTCAAGGGTCATAGATGGCTTTTTTGAAGATATTAGCTCCTCTGGTGAATCTATCAAATATACTATCAAGTTGTCCATG GTAGAGATTTACATGGGGAAAGTAAGGTATAACCAGCAGAACCCACCAAGCAAAATACTGAGAGGATTATATTTCCTTCTTCAAGGATCTGGATTTGAAAACCCATCCAA AGACTTGTTTGATCTCTCAAAAGACAACATACAAATAAAGGAGAGCAAATCTGAaggaattttattatatggaGTCACTAAG ATACCTCTGCTAGACCCTGCTGAAGCGTTGCAAAAACTATCT CATGGCTTAGACAACAGAGCAGTTGGAGAGACGC AGATGAATATGGGAAGCAGCAGAAGCCACagcctatatatattcacaatcCAGCAGGAAATGAACAAAGATATCAG GGGAAAATATGGAAAACTAATCCTTGTGGATTTAGCGGGGTCTGAGAAACTAGAGAAAACGGGAGCTGAAGGTAGGGCTTTTGAAGAAGCTAAGACAATCAACAAGTCTCTCTCAGCCCTTGGGAATGTTGTATGTGCTTTGACTTGTGGTCCGACTGGGAGAGGCAACCACATTCCATATCGCGATTCCAAGCTCACACGGATCCTACAAGACGCACTA GGAGGTAACTCTCGTACAGCACTGCTATGTTGTTGCTCTCCTAGTCCCTCAAATGCAGCAGAGACTCTATCCACCCTACGGTTCGGTGCCAG GGCAAAGCACATAAAAGCATCACCTAATATTGAATCCAATGAAGACAAACATGCGAAAGTACTCATTGCACCTTCCCCAACAGAAGATGATTCACGCGACAGAACTCTGGACAAG GTGAGGGTACAATTACACGCTGAAGAAGTGAATTGGCTCCAGGAGTTGTCCATTGTGCAGACAACTTTATCTCATCCTAATCCAGCTGAGGACTCGGATTCTGATTCTGAAGGTGTCATGATATGTACCATTGTTTCAGCGAGACATGCCATGGAAGAGCTTGCAACTGGAGTTGAGCAG CTCAAGCATTCAACCAAGGAACTCAGGAGAACAATTGAAGTTGCTGAGAGGCTTGTAGCACATGAAAATGCTGTAAATGCTGCACAGCATGTGTGCTTTCTGGAGAAGATGCTGAACCGTCTAATGCGCCTTGTTGCATGGTTTGGACCTTAG
- the LOC116198496 gene encoding kinesin-like protein KIN-1 isoform X2 produces MSNITVCARFRPLSSRERRDYGDSICIQRIDDETFSLKDEKEGDFKFTFDRVFYETSEQVDVYTFLARPIVRDAMKGINGTIITYGQTGAGKTYSMEGVNILDCDEQKKGLLSRVIDGFFEDISSSGESIKYTIKLSMVEIYMGKVRDLFDLSKDNIQIKESKSEGILLYGVTKIPLLDPAEALQKLSHGLDNRAVGETQMNMGSSRSHSLYIFTIQQEMNKDIRGKYGKLILVDLAGSEKLEKTGAEGRAFEEAKTINKSLSALGNVVCALTCGPTGRGNHIPYRDSKLTRILQDALGGNSRTALLCCCSPSPSNAAETLSTLRFGARAKHIKASPNIESNEDKHAKVLIAPSPTEDDSRDRTLDKVRVQLHAEEVNWLQELSIVQTTLSHPNPAEDSDSDSEGVMICTIVSARHAMEELATGVEQLKHSTKELRRTIEVAERLVAHENAVNAAQHVCFLEKMLNRLMRLVAWFGP; encoded by the exons ATGTCGAATATTACGGTCTGTGCGAGGTTTAGGCCTCTGAGTTCGAGAGAGCGGCGTGATTATGGAGATTCAATCTGCATTCAACGCATCGATGATGAGACCTTCTCTCTCAAG GATGAAAAGGAAGGTGATTTTAAGTTCACCTTTGATAGGGTTTTCTACGAAACATCAGAGCAAGTTGATGTCTATACCTTTCTGGCTCGTCCCATTGTTCGAG ATGCTATGAAAGGAATAAATGGGACAATCATTACTTACGGGCAG ACAGGGGCTGGGAAGACGTATAGCATGGAG GGAGTGAACATCCTTGATTGCGATGAACAGAAGAAAGGGCTTCTTTCAAGGGTCATAGATGGCTTTTTTGAAGATATTAGCTCCTCTGGTGAATCTATCAAATATACTATCAAGTTGTCCATG GTAGAGATTTACATGGGGAAAGTAAG AGACTTGTTTGATCTCTCAAAAGACAACATACAAATAAAGGAGAGCAAATCTGAaggaattttattatatggaGTCACTAAG ATACCTCTGCTAGACCCTGCTGAAGCGTTGCAAAAACTATCT CATGGCTTAGACAACAGAGCAGTTGGAGAGACGC AGATGAATATGGGAAGCAGCAGAAGCCACagcctatatatattcacaatcCAGCAGGAAATGAACAAAGATATCAG GGGAAAATATGGAAAACTAATCCTTGTGGATTTAGCGGGGTCTGAGAAACTAGAGAAAACGGGAGCTGAAGGTAGGGCTTTTGAAGAAGCTAAGACAATCAACAAGTCTCTCTCAGCCCTTGGGAATGTTGTATGTGCTTTGACTTGTGGTCCGACTGGGAGAGGCAACCACATTCCATATCGCGATTCCAAGCTCACACGGATCCTACAAGACGCACTA GGAGGTAACTCTCGTACAGCACTGCTATGTTGTTGCTCTCCTAGTCCCTCAAATGCAGCAGAGACTCTATCCACCCTACGGTTCGGTGCCAG GGCAAAGCACATAAAAGCATCACCTAATATTGAATCCAATGAAGACAAACATGCGAAAGTACTCATTGCACCTTCCCCAACAGAAGATGATTCACGCGACAGAACTCTGGACAAG GTGAGGGTACAATTACACGCTGAAGAAGTGAATTGGCTCCAGGAGTTGTCCATTGTGCAGACAACTTTATCTCATCCTAATCCAGCTGAGGACTCGGATTCTGATTCTGAAGGTGTCATGATATGTACCATTGTTTCAGCGAGACATGCCATGGAAGAGCTTGCAACTGGAGTTGAGCAG CTCAAGCATTCAACCAAGGAACTCAGGAGAACAATTGAAGTTGCTGAGAGGCTTGTAGCACATGAAAATGCTGTAAATGCTGCACAGCATGTGTGCTTTCTGGAGAAGATGCTGAACCGTCTAATGCGCCTTGTTGCATGGTTTGGACCTTAG
- the LOC116199054 gene encoding auxin-responsive protein SAUR71-like — MKHQVWRVVGLRSILRLPLTQVPHLPKLAPTLSGSSRSRRLLKNGENSREALLGEAGEGTNQRVPKGYLAVYVGPELRRFVIPASCLAMPEFRMLMDMVAEEFGFEHQGGIRIPCEEAQFEEILARCLELKSKRKKL; from the coding sequence ATGAAGCACCAGGTCTGGCGTGTAGTTGGGCTCCGGAGCATCCTCAGGCTACCGCTGACGCAGGTCCCGCATCTCCCCAAGCTGGCTCCTACCCTCTCAGGGAGCTCGAGATCGAGGCGGCTTCTAAAGAATGGAGAGAACTCGAGGGAGGCATTGCTGGGAGAGGCTGGAGAAGGGACCAACCAGAGGGTCCCGAAAGGATACTTGGCGGTCTACGTGGGGCCTGAGCTGAGGCGGTTCGTGATACCAGCGAGCTGCCTGGCGATGCCCGAGTTCAGGATGCTCATGGATATGGTGGCTGAGGAGTTCGGGTTCGAGCACCAAGGGGGGATACGCATTCCGTGCGAAGAGGCTCAATTCGAGGAAATCCTAGCGCGGTGTCTCGAACTGAAGAGCAAGAGGAAGAAACTATAA
- the LOC116199053 gene encoding auxin-responsive protein SAUR50-like yields MDPKKSNKITDVVRLQRILKKWKKLAVSPKNSNPTTTNCNKSIKFLKRTLSFSDNNDPVPKGYLAVCVGKELKRYVIPMAHLSHQAFGILLQEAEEEFGFEQEGVLKIPCEVALFEKILEAVEDKRSEFDFFSSGQFGYGCNGTGEETRGWCRSPDCDLTSSPCDRSPLCR; encoded by the coding sequence ATGGATCCTAAGAAGTCGAACAAGATCACCGATGTCGTTCGGCTCCAAAGGATCCTCAAGAAGTGGAAGAAGCTCGCTGTCTCCCCGAAGAACAGCAATCCAACAACCACCAACTGCAACAAAAGCATCAAGTTCCTAAAGAGGACCCTCTCCTTCTCCGACAACAACGATCCGGTGCCCAAAGGCTACCTCGCTGTGTGCGTGGGGAAAGAGCTGAAGAGGTACGTTATCCCGATGGCCCACCTGAGCCACCAGGCTTTCGGGATTCTACTCCAAGAGGCTGAGGAGGAGTTCGGGTTCGAGCAAGAGGGAGTGCTCAAGATCCCATGTGAGGTGGCCCTGTTTGAGAAGATCCTCGAGGCTGTTGAAGATAAGAGGTCGGAGTTCGACTTCTTCTCCAGTGGACAGTTCGGGTACGGCTGTAATGGCACGGGCGAGGAAACAAGGGGATGGTGCCGGTCGCCCGACTGTGACCTAACATCGAGTCCTTGTGATCGCTCCCCACTCTGCAGATAG